A stretch of Lactuca sativa cultivar Salinas chromosome 6, Lsat_Salinas_v11, whole genome shotgun sequence DNA encodes these proteins:
- the LOC111905340 gene encoding adenylyl-sulfate kinase 3 has protein sequence MMSVMGNPTNIFWHESTVGKTERQNLINQQGCVVWITGLSGSGKSTLACSLNRELHSRGKLSYVLDGDNVRHGLNKNLGFSSEDRTENIRRVGEVAKLFADAGLICIASLISPYRKDRDACRAMLTDANFIEVFMNMSLEVCERRDPKGLYKLARAGKIKGFTGIDDPYEPPLNCEIMIEEKDGVCPTPCDMAGQVVSYLDENGFLHA, from the exons ATGATGTCTGTGATGGGCAATCCAACAAACATTTTCTGGCATGAAAGCACAGTTGGGAAAACCGAAAGACAAAACCTAATCAACCAACAGGGATGTGTTGTATGGATCACAGGTCTCAGTGGATCAG GTAAAAGCACACTTGCATGCTCATTAAACAGAGAACTACACTCCAGAGGAAAACTTTCCTATGTTCTTGATGGTGATAATGTTAGACATGGATTAAACAAAAACCTTGGATTCTCATCCGAAGATAGAACTGAAAACATTCGTCGTGTTG gaGAAGTAGCTAAGCTATTTGCAGATGCTGGATTAATCTGTATAGCCAGTCTGATATCTCCTTACAGAAAGGATCGCGATGCATGTCGTGCAATGTTGACAGATGCAAATTTTATAGAG GTGTTCATGAACATGTCTCTTGAAGTGTGTGAAAGAAGAGATCCTAAAGGCCTTTACAAGCTTGCAAGAGCTGGGAAGATTAAAG GCTTTACTGGGATTGATGATCCTTACGAACCACCTTTGAATTGTGAG attaTGATTGAAGAAAAAGATGGAGTTTGTCCTACACCATGTGATATGGCTGGACAAGTAGTTTCTTATTTGGATGAAAATGGGTTTCTTCATGCTTGA
- the LOC111905450 gene encoding norbelladine synthase gives MNTLHQPITKMFGTLSEEAEVKVPASKAWALYGTLELAKAAAGKMLEAVDVEEGDGGAGTILKLTLLPGLGFKYYKEKFTKVDNENKVKETEIVEGGFLDIGFILYRIRIEIKENPNDDTGSSCVVKLTLEYEVKEEAAANASLVTNAPLLALLSVGSEHLLKSN, from the exons ATGAACACTTTACATCAACCAATAACAAAAATGTTCGGAACATTATCGGAAGAAGCAGAAGTGAAGGTTCCGGCGAGCAAAGCCTGGGCGCTCTACGGCACCCTCGAGCTCGCAAAGGCCGCCGCCGGAAAAATGCTAGAGGCGGTTGATGTGGAAGAAGGCGACGGTGGCGCCGGTACCATTCTCAAGCTCACTTTACTTCCCG GGTTAGGGTTTAAGTATTACAAAGAGAAGTTTACGAAAGTGGATAACGAAAACAAGGTGAAGGAGACTGAAATAGTGGAGGGAGGATTTCTTGATATCGGATTTATTCTTTATAGGATCAGGATCGAGATCAAGGAGAATCCCAATGACGACACTGGTTCATCGTGTGTGGTGAAGTTAACGCTTGAATATGAGGTTAAAGAAGAGGCTGCTGCTAATGCTTCTCTTGTCACCAATGCGCCTCTCCTTGCCCTTTTGAGCGTTGGAAGTGAGCATCTCTTGAAATCTAATTGA